The sequence CGCTTATGTCGCTTCGCGCCCGATTGAAGCGGAAGTGAAAGCTGTTTGTGACACGATCGCTGCGGCGCAGGAGACTGGTTGCCGAATCCATTTTGTCCACATCAGTTCTGCCACAGCGATTGAAGCGATTGAGCGGGCAAAAGCTGAAGGCGTCGATGTTACAGTAGAATCATGTCCCCATTATTTCTTACTGTCTGCTGAGGAGTTAGCGGAGCTTGGCCCACTAGCAAAATGCCAACCGCCACTTCGTCCGAAACAAGAACAGGCGAAATTGTGGGCTTGTTTGCTTGATGGTAAAATCGACTGGCTTGCTTCTGACCACTCGCCGTGTACGACTGACTTGAAAGAAGGCGATTTCCTTACAGCTTGGGGCGGCATCTCCGGTTGCCAAAACAACATCGATATCATGTTTGATGGGGCAGTCAAGCAGCGCGGCATGCCACCTGAGCAACTGGCTCGTCTCATTGCGACCAACCCGGCTAAACGGATGAACTTGCAAGAAAAAGGGGAAATTGCCGTTGGAAAAGACGCCGATTTCGCATTTGTGGACGATAAACAAAGCTACACGCTCACAAAAGAGCAGCTTTACTATAAAAATAAGCATAGCCCGTATGTTGGCCGAACAATTGACTGCAAAGTGACGCGCGTGCTTCTTCGCGGGCAAACGATTTATACAGAGGAAAAAGGCATCATCGGAAAACCGAGCGGCAAGCTGCTCCATATGCATTAAACAGGGGGGATGGAGATGAATTGGAACGCGTTTATAGACAAGGACGTGAAGCGAGAGGGAGCAAATGCCGGCATCCTTGCAGGAAAGACATTTGCGGTGAAAGACGTGTTTGCTGTGAAAGGTCACACAAACAGTGCTGGCAATCCTAATTGGCTTAAGACAGCGCAACAAGCAACGTCAGACAGCCCGAGCATCGCCAAACTTTTGGCAGCAGGCGCTGATTTGCACGGCATGGCGGTCACCGATGAGCTCATGTACAGTTTGAATGGCGAAAACGTCCATTATGGGACGCCTGTAAACCCGTACGGCGCCGACCGCGTACCAGGCGGCTCTTCAAGCGGCTCAGCTGTAGCGGTAGCTGCTGAACTGACCGATTTTGCGATTGGGACAGACACAGGTGGATCGATCCGCATACCGTCATCCTATTGCGGCATTTATGGCTTTCGCCCAAGCCATGGCGCTGTCGACATAAGCGGGGTGATTCCACTTGCGGAAAGCTTCGATACGGTCGGTTGGATGGCCCGTGATGTCGAATTGCTAAAGGATATAGGGACTATCTTGCTTGGCGATCAGACAGTGGAAGAAGAAGCGGGCGAGCAACTTTTGATTGATGAGGCGCTTGTGGGCATCGCAGAGCCTAACGTTCAAGCACTTGTCTTGCAGGCGGCGGATCGCCTCGGCGCTAAACCAATTTCCCGGTGGACATCCGACAGGATCGACGAAGGGTTTGAAACGTTCCGCCACCTTCAAGCACGGGAAATTTGGCGGCAACACGGCGAATGGGTACAAGCAGCCAAACCTGCCTTTGCAGCTGATATTGGCGCCCGATTCCAATGGGCCAGCACCCTTCCACAACAGGAACTGCCGCTCTACAAGGACAAGCAAACTGCAATGAAGCGCGCCTTTGCAGCTGACTTTGCGCCAAACGATATTGTGCTGTTGCCGACTGCCGCTGGTCCAGCCCCGAAAAGAGGCGGGTCTGGGCAAGAACTAGAAGCGATTCGGGCCAAGACGATGAAGTTAACGTCTATCGCTGGACTTGCAGGCTGTCCGCAAATCACCATTCCGTTTGCTTCAGTTGAAGGGCTGCCTATTGGGCTTTCGGCCATTGGCTATCCGGGCCAGGACCTTTTTTTGCTCTCTTGGGCCAATCGTTTATTTGGGGTTCATACATAATGGAAGTTTTTGAAGGTGAAGGTGTTCAAGTAGATGAGCATCCATCTTCTGAGTGTTTCATGCTTTTGCTACAAGGGTATTCACTGAAGGGGTTTTGTTATTGAAATCCTTGTAAGTGAATGCTTTTTTTGATGTGAACGTTAGAAAAGGGCCAAACTACATAAGGAACAAAATAGCTAGAGATGGGCAAGAATGGAGACATAGCCCTGAATACTTCAGGCATTCGGCTGTACAAAGGAGAATGGACCATGGACAACATAGCGGACAGGCTGCATTCTTTTGTTAGAAAGCAATGGATCATGGCGCAAACGTGGGAGCACGTCCTGTTTGCTCATTGGCAAGTGTCGAAATCGCAACTAATGCCTCTGCTTCCTGCTGGGCTTAGTTTGGATTTGTATCATGGCACTGCCTGGGTCAGTGTGTTGCCTTTTTATTTGAGCACATTACGCCCTCGGTTTTTGCCTCCCTTTCCAGGGGCGAAAGCATTCCCCGAATTAAACGTTCGCACATATGTCATACACGAAGGAAGACCAGGCATTTATTTTTTCAGCCTAGACGCAAGCCACTTTCTTGCTGTACAGACGGCACGCACGTTTTTTCACTTGCCTTATGTCCACGCAACGATGACATTTACAGAACAACAGGAGTCGATCCAGTTTTGGAGCCGCAGAAACACGGGAAGCCATGCTGAATGCACAGCGTCGTATTTTCCGATGTCGCAGCCAAAGCCCGCCGCTCCTGGCTCATTGGCGCATTGGCTCGTGGAAAGGTACAGGCTTTACACCTCATCCTCGAAGCATCTGTATTATCAAGATATCGACCATGAGCCATGGCAATTGCAAAAAACGGCTGCCAACGTGAAGGCGATCGAAGTAGCGCATAATGCCAAAAGGCAAGATGTGTGGTTTTTTCAGAAGGGGAAATGCTCGTTCAAAAAGGAGTTGCCTAAATAGACAACTCCTTTGGGTGCTTGTGCTTTTATGAAGAGGACGTGCTTAATCGGTCTGAACCAATACCTAATTTGGCCAAGTAAATATGGAAGAAGTATTCGCCAACCGCAATCGCAATTGCTGAAATGGCGGCAGCTCCTGCCATGGTGCCTGGGGCAATGGGGGCAAGTGCCATTCCTAGCAACCACACGAGGAAAAAGGCTATGCCCAAATCAGCCACAGTGGCCATCATGTTCGTGATTTTAGGTAAGATAAGAATGTCACCTAAATAGGAAATCGCCCCAAGAACGACTGTAATTACAAAGACATCCCAAAAGGACAACCCAAAACCAAAGCCTAGGATTACGTAAAGGAACACAAGCGTCATAATGCCTTTAACGGCTAATGCTTTTACATGTTTCATGGTCATTCCTCCTTCATTCGTTTTGGAAATGTGTATACCCAAAAAGTTATTTTATTACACGTCCTCATCAGCTGGTTGTTGGTGAAGAGGAGGAGGGACTAACCAGCCTTTTTCTTTTAGCAGCTGCAAAAACTTTCCTGCTAATGTCGCTTTTGAAGCATGAAATTGGCCAAACATGGCGGCGATGTCTTCACGAATAGACTGGCCCATGATTTTGCTGCATGCCACGAGTCCCGCTGCAGTCGTAGCAGAAGCAGAGGCTGCTATATCAGCGTCCATAAAACGGGCGCCTGGTGGAATGTCATCAAGGTTTGCTTTTGGCGGTTCTGGTGCTGCTGGAGGGAGGGCGACGCCATTTTCCTTCAACAGTTCAGAAACTTGTTTAACTTCCTCTTTGCTTTGCTCCATGCATGTATGAAGCAGTTTCTTTAAATCGTCGTCGCCGACATGGTTTAATAACACCCCGTATTCGGCAATCATTTTGTTGCCTGCTAATACAAAGCCCCAGGCGCTGTATACTTCACCGTAGTGCATAGGTTCTTCTTTAGGATTTCCACTTAAAATACCCATTGTTTCTCTCCTTTCTAAGCCGTTTGGCTCTAGCGTGTTTCATTTTCCACGATAGAATGCCCAACAGACAGAGGAGATATGTATACGAATATTGATTGTGGGGAAAACGATTCGGAAAGCTTTTGCATCAAGATGCGATCGCACCTCCCTACGAAATCACATACGACTTTGTCGCGATTTGTATTTGCCTTTTGGGCGTGTTTTATGAAATCATAAGCGCAAACGCAAACGACTACGAACACATCTTATCAAATAAGGACAAAAAGACGAGTGATTCAGCGGTGGTTTTGCGATTACGAATAGGGGAAACTGAAGGAAAAGGAGGGCAAGCCCCATGCACGTTAAAAAAGGGAAGTTGGTCATCGTGATTGTTGCGGCAAGTGCTGTGGTTGCTGTGCTTTTTCTTATAAATAAGATGAACGAAAGCGAGTCTTCCATTGCCGGAGTCGATTTACTGACGGAAGTAACGTCAACAGGTGAGCAAGTCGTTGGAGCAGCGATTGAATACACTGTGCCGATTACGTCGACTAACTTATCTGAAACAAGCTATTCGGTACAAGCAATTAAAGGCGGCCATCATATTTCAAGAAACGTCGAACATGTTTACGTCGGCCAAGCGCCTGAACTTGGCAATCCTGTAAGTGAAGGGCATTATGTCATTATTAAATTTAGTGGAAACGACTTACATGGAGGCACGCTTAGCTGGAATGGCAGCAAGTATCAAAGCAGTCGCCCTACGCCAATGTATCGGATTCAACAGGTTGAAGCGATCACCACCAACGACGGGCAGCAGTTGCCGCCAACGAGCGACGAAGTCGTCTCAACTGGCGAACGCTCGCCTGTAGTTGAGTCTTTTTCTTATGAATCTTACCAAAATCAAGCGGGAGCAACGTTGCCGTACCGGTTATATGAACCGAATCAAGAAGAGGGAGAACGCTATCCGCTCGTGCTTTTTCTTCATGGCGGCGGCGAGCGAGGCAACGACAACCAGATCCACTTGCTTGGCAGCGAAGGGGGAGTCGCCTTTGCCCGCCCAGATGTGCAAGAACAACATCCGTCGTTTGTGGTAGCGCCACAAGCCCCTTATGACCCTTCCGTACCTTTGCTTGAAGGGTGGACAACAGAACCAACGTATAGCATGGTGCTTGAATTAGTCGAGTCGATGAAAGAGCGCTATCCAATTGATCCTGACCGTATATATATCCATGGCATGTCCATGGGAGGGATTGGAACGTGGAATTTCATTGAAACCAACCCTGACTTATTTGCCGGAGCGATTGCCATTTGTGGATACGGCCACCCTGAAAGGGCAGAGGCGATAAAAGATGTTCCCATTTGGGCATTCCATGGCGAGGATGACAAAATTATTGATGTGTCAGGGTCTCGCTTAATGGTGGAGGCGCTCGAAAAGGTAAGGGGCCATATTCGCTACACCGAATTTAAAACAGGAGAGCTGCGTTCCCCTCATTCAGCTTGGGGGCCGGTATACGAAGACAAACGGGTAATCGAGTGGTTGTATGCGCAATCGCGGGCCAACTAAACGAAAGCTCTTTACTGCCACTTTCCCGCAGTAAGGGGCTAAGATCCACATGCTATGTTATAATCGGACTATTCTAATAACAGGAGGCGTTTAAGTATGCGCAAAATGAACATGAAAAACCAATGGAAAGGAAAGAAACAAATGAATAGGAGCTGCTACAACTACTATGAAAACAATCAACATTGGGGTGTTGGCCCATGTTGATGCCGGCAAGACGACGTTAACCGAGCAAATGTTATACCAAGCTGGCGTCATCAAGGAAGCCGGTTCAGTCGATAAGGGCAACACAACCACCGATACACTTGCGATTGAAAGAGAACGAGGCATTACAGTCAAAGCAGCAGCCGTCTCTTTTTTCTGGAACGATGTAAAGGTGAATATTATTGATACGCCAGGCCACGCTGACTTTATATCTGAAGTCGAGCACGCGCTAACGATTTTGGATGGCGCCATTTTAATTGTATCCGCTGTCGAAGGCGTCCAAGCACAAACGCGTGTCTTGATGCAGTCGCTAAAAGCGTACCGTATCCCGACTGTATTTTTTATAAATAAAATTGACCGTGTTGGCGCCGACTATAAACGTGTCATTAAACAAATCAAATGGTTGCTTGACGACCACATTTGCCCGATGTGCGAACAAACACAGGGCGACACGGCTTATTCCATTAAAGCCACTTGTCCGCAAACAGCTGGCTGGCTAGACGTTCTCGCGCTTCACAACGACGAGTTGTTGGCCGCTTATGTTGAAAATGAACCTGTAAGTGAAATGGAATTGCGGAAAGAGCTGTCGCAACAAACCAAAAAAGCAGTGGCTTATCCCCTTTTTATTGGTTCAGCAGCAAAAGGAGTTGGCGTTTCCGCCTTGCTTCACTCGCTTTCCCATTGGTTTAGCCACACAACAGAGGAAGCGTCGGAGCGGGATCTTTCTGGCATTGTATTTAAAGTGACCGAGTTGCCTAACGGCGAACGGGAAGCGCTTGTCCGCCTTTACGAAGGAAGGCTAGTCGCTAGAAAAATGGTTTCAGTCATCCGTGCTGACCACCCATCCTTTTCGGTAAAAGTCAAGCATTTACAACAGTTAGAGAATGGCGGGCGGACTGGCGCTTCTGCCGTCAGTGCTGGCGACGTTGCTGTGTTGCGTGAGAAGTCTCTACAAGTCGGCGATATCCTCGGTAAGCGTGTGCCCCAAATGAAACGATTTGCGTTTAAAAAACCGCCGCTTCAAGTACAAGTGCACACTGACCGCAAAGAGGAGGCAATCGCCCTTCATCGGGCATTAGCCCGTTTAGCAGCAGAAGACCCGTTTTTGCAATATACACAAGACGCGGCTACAGGCGACCACTTTATCCGCATATTTGGCCACGTCCAGCAGGAAGTGCTTTTGTCGGCGCTTAAAAATGAACAGGGCCTTTCCGTTTCCATGAGCGAGCCCCTTGTCGTTTGTATTGAAAAACCTTCAGGCGTTGGGGCTGCTGTCGAATGGATTGGTGAAAAAGGCAATCCTTTTTACGCCACTCTAGGCTTTCGAGTCGAGCCTGGGCCAGAAGGGAGCGGGCTCTCTTATCAACTCGAAGCAGAGCTTGGTTCGCTGCCACCTGCTTTTCAGCGAGCAGTCCATGACACATGCCGAGTTGTATTGCAAGAAGGGTTAAAAGGCTGGGCGGTAGAGGATATCATCGTAACGCTCACCCATACAGGTTATTGGAGTCCTGTTTCGACAGCAAGGGATTTCCGCGGCCTGGCGCCATTGGTCTTAATGGAGGCGCTCCGGCAAGCAGGCACATCCGTCTATGAACCGTTAGAGAGAATCGAAGTGATTGTGCCAGAGCGTTTTTTAAGCACTCTCCTATCACGAATCGTCCAGCTAGGAGGAAACGTGTTAGAGCCAGCCTTCCACCAAGCCGGCGTCCTCATAAAAGGGACCATTCCTGTACGAACGGCAACCCGTTTAAAATCATCGATACACGCCCTTTCCGGCGGAGAAGGAATCTTAATCTCTAAGCCAGGCGGGTACGAACGGGTGGCAGGAAAGGCTCCCACAAAGGAACGGAGGCAGTTGAACCCATTAGAACGGACGAATTACTTGATGCGCTTTAGCCATACCATGTAGGTGCTATAAGTTGAAATCGTGCTGCTTGTTAAAAACGGCAAGGACAGCGAAAAACCCTTTCAGGCGAAAGGGTTTTTCGGATATTACATTAAATTCTTAGAGCGGACTAGCGTTCCTTGTTTTTAGGCATTTCCTATTTCCGTTGCCCAGCTTATTGTTTTTTTATAAAGTATTTTATAGCGAAATAAATAAAAACGGCTATCCAAATAATGATTAAAAGATAATAATAATCCTGGCTTACTAGAAGGATGCCTGCCCCTGCAATGAGTAAAATCACCATATCTATTTTATTGGGTATTTTTTTCTGCTTGCTTATAAACGCTATGAGGAAAACAACGATGATGATAACAAATAGAGAAAAGATAGATACGTCCATATGATAACTCCTTTAAAAAATACGTTCCAATACACGAACATTCTTTGCTTTTATCTGTATTACAAGGAATCCCGAATGACCTCTCGTTATTGCGTATAAGCATTTAAAATAAAATCGACTTTATTCATTGAATGACGAGGAGGGACGAAATCCCTTTGTTGTTTAAACCACTTATAACTTCTTTCAAGCCCTTTTTCAAGGTTGATAGCGGGTGTTGGCAGGCCATCTTTTGTTAATTTAGTAGTATCCATAAGATAAGAAACGTCGCGAAAAGGGAAAAATTGCTTTGAACCAATCTCATTCTCTGTTAAAAATTTTTGCTCCACCTCTATTATTTTTGAAGGGCTATTCGTTATTTTCTTGAATGTACTCATCAGAGACTTCCAAGTGATGGTTTCTCGGTGGGCGAGGTTGTAACTTTGACAAACTGCATGACGATTCTCGAATGTAGCGAGAATCGTCCTAAGCACATCCGCAATGTGTATAAATTGAACGTTTGTGTTGCTTTCAGGAATAAGGATTGGGTTCCCTAAAGCCATGTTGTAGAAAAAATAAGCTTCTCTATATAGATTATTTCCTTCTCCATAAATGTAAGGAGGACGGAAAATGACAAATGGAATTTCATTGGCTTTGCTAATAAGAAAATCTTCTGCCTCTTTTTTGTTTAATCCGTACTTGCCCCAATGGGAATTTTCCCCTCTAGGACTATCTTCAAGAAAGATGGTATCACTCGGGCAATATACAGAGCCTGAACTTAAAAATAAATAACGTTCTAGCTTTGTACGGTTAATTGAAAGGAATAATGTCTCTACATCCTCTTTATCGTATGCGGAGATATCGACAATGTAATGGTATTGTTTGTGTTTAAGTGCTGCTGTCAAATCCGATCGTTTTTTTCTATTGCATTTTATATGGGTTGTATAACCTGAAATCGTTGATCTTCTTCTTCCTGTCGTCAAAAAATCAACTGAATAACCGAGGTTGATCAGTTGCTGAAGAAAGGCTTTCCCTACAAATTCTGTCCCGCCCATAACTAAAACTTGTTTCAAACAGCCCACCTCGATTTACTATTCGTAAAATGTATGTCCATTATATGATTGAAGGCAACCAGATACAATTCCAAAATAACCTAAAAGAAGGCTTTTTCAGCGTTTCCCGTAGCTCCAACAGGAACCACCCAATACGATTATCTATAAACCCTCCTTCTCTAGAGCCTCGGTCCCAGTCGATTCATGATTTTCCTGTCCTAATGGAAACGGTATACAGTATAATAGTAACAAGGAGGGCAATAGATGAATTTATTTATTGAGGAATTTGGTGACAAGCAAGCGCCAATGATGTTGTTTTTGCATGGCGGCGGATTAGCAGGATGGATGTGGGAGGAACAAATCGACTATTTTTCCCACTATCATTGTGTCGTTGTCGACTTGCCTGGCCATGGAAAGAGCGCCCATTTGCCCTTTTCGATCAAAAGTTGCGCTAAACAGCTAATTGAATTAATTGAAACGTATGCCCCAGGCAAGGAGACGGTGCTGGTCGGTTTATCTTTAGGGGCGCAAATTGGCCTTGAAGTGTTAAGCAGCCGTCCAGATTTAGTACAGGCTGCAATGATAAACAGTGCGAATGTTCGGCCGTCTCCAACATTGAAAAGATGGATTCGCCCTGCCATTCACATAACCTCTCCACTCGTAAAAAACAAATATTTTTCAAAACTCCAAGCAAAAGCGCTTTATATAAGGGAGAAACATTTTGAACGCTACTATGAGGAAAGCTGCCAAATGAAAGCAGGTACGCTTGCGAACATGATAGAAGAGAGCGTGACCTACCAGTTGCCTTCTTCTTTCAAGGACGTGGAAGCGAACGTGCTTATCGCGATTGGCGGGAAAGAAAAAGCGGTCATTGCCAAATCAGCCCGGCAAATACTGGAGAGCAACAAGCGTTGCATCGGCATTGAAGTACCAGGTGTAGGGCATGGCCTTTCTTTAGCGAAACCAGCCCTTTTTAATGAAATGGTTGACTGTTTTCTGGCTGGATCATCCTTGCCAAAAGGGTGTGTCCCGTTATAAACATTTCCGTCTCGTTTAAAAAGAGCTGCCAATGGGCATCCATGTATATAAAACTGTGAAACCGCTTAAACTAAATAGAAGACGTTCATGCAAGAAAAGAGTATGCGTGAATTTCTAGCGCATGGAGGGACATAGCTATGGAGATTACGATTAAGCATCTAACAAACGAGGCGTTAGCGCAAGAGGCGCAAGAGCAATTTACGGCAAACGGGATCATGAGGAGAGAAGGTTATTTTCGGACATGCCTTGACGAAAACTACAATGGCGATCGCGTCACTGTTCTTGCTTTTTATCAAGGAGCGCTGGCCGGGTGCGGTCATCTCTTGAAAAAATCGCCGTATGCCCATTTCCGCAATCAACGCATTCCCGAAGTAAATGATCTTGTTGTTTTTCCGCCATATCGGCGCCGGGGCGTCGGCCAAGCTCTTATTCACGCACTCGAACAGCTTAGCCGTGATTTAGGCTATCAAACGGTTGGCCTTGGCGTTGGCTTGTATAAAGATTACGGAAGCGCTCAACGGCTCTATGCCCGGCTTGGTTACATCCCAGACGGTCATGGCATTTGTGCTGGGGGGGAGCCAATCGACGCTGGCAGCCATGCTGTCGTGGATGATGAGCTGTTAATGTATTGGACAAAAAAGCTAAAGTAAGCTTTTCTACTATTCATCTATCAAGAACAATTGATACACGTACGGAGCGTTTTTCTCCCGTCTGGGAAGCCTAGGCGGGCTTCTTTTTGTATGAGCCTCATTTTTAAACGGGAAATCATGCTTCCATCTTGTTCGCTGATCGATTATGTTATACATAGTGTAGGCCATGGCAGCCATAGCAAATTATCAATCCTGGGAGGAACCATAATGGCATTATTAGAACAAATGAAGGAAGCAGCTGAATATATTCAAAGCAAGAGCAGCTTATCGCCGAATGTCGGAATCATTCTCGGTTCGGGGCTTGGAAATGTAGCAGACGAAATTGAAAACAAAGTTTCGATTGCCTACGAAGAGATTCCCCACTTTGCCACCTCTTCGGCCATTGGCCATGCGAACCAATTGGTGATTGGCACTTTAAAAGGCCAGACGGTTGTGGCGATGAAAGGGCGTTACCATTTTTACGAAGGGTATCATTTGCAGCAAGTCACTTTTCCAGTACGTGTCATGAAAGCACTTGGCGTGAAAACGCTGTTGATTACGAACTCCTGTGGAGCTGTGAATACCGACTTTTCGCCAGGGGAGTTGATGCTTATCAGCGACCACTTAAACCTAGTTGGCACCAATGCGCTCATTGGCGAAAATGAAGATGCGCTAGGACCAAGGTTTCCTGATCTTTCGGAAGTTTATAGTTCCCGTTTGCGGCAAATCGCCAAAAGCGTGGCAGCTGAACAAGGCACCACATTGCAAGAGGGCGTTTATAGCTGGTGGAGCGGCCCTGCCTACGAAACGCCTGCAGAAGTGCGGATGATTCGCATTCTAGGTGGTGACGCGGTCGGCATGTCTACCGTTCCCGAAGCGACTGTTGCGGCACATGCTGGCATGGAAGTACTGGGAATTTCCTGTTTAACAAACATGGCGTGTGGCATTTTAGAAGAACCGTTGAGCCATGATGATGTGATCGAAGTTGCTGGCAAGGCAAATGCCGCTTTTACCAAGCTTGTTAAAGGCGTTTTAGACCGTTTGCCGGCCTCGTAAAATAACAATTTACCACCGTTTGTCGGTCATGGCGGCAAAATTTCCCGGATAGGAGAAAACGCGGCAGTCGAAGCGGCGAGCGTTTTTCTTCAGCCTGAACTAGCTATCATCTGATGGCTAGTTTTTTTGGCCTTCTCGTTGCTGGATTTTCTTCCTCCGCATTAGTGTCCAACTCTTTTAAACTCTCTTTTCGCCTATGGTTGCCTTTTTCTTTATACTAGTTTCACGCCTACACTAAATTTGCAAACGACGATCGTGCAAAAACCAGGCCGCTTAGCCCAATCGCTGCACACTTTCCGGTGCATAGATTTGGGCTTCTTTGTGGGCAAAGGGGCGACTACACTATAACTAAGCCAGAGAGAGGGTGATGGCATGTTCTTAACGCAGAGAGGTTTACGCTTGCTGGTCAAACTTCTGTATGCGGCAGATCATGTGCCCATGGATGAATTAAAAAGCGAGCTCGGCGTTTCGGCGCGAACGATTTATTACGAGCTTAAGCGGGTGAATGATTGGCTGGCCTTCCATCAATTCGATTGTGTTCGCCATGTCCGCAGCAGCGGTTTTTATATCGTTAGCGAACAACAAAACCGCATCAAAGAAATGTTGCCTCAACTCGGTGATTCAGAATATGGCTATACGCCGCTTGAGCGGAGGGCGCTCGATCTGCTTTTTATTTTAAGCCAGCCCGCACCGGTATTCGTCGAGGATTTAATGGAGCTTACCGATGTAAGTCGGAACACAGTCCTTGAGGACATACGCCTGTTGAAAAACGAGTTGGCTAAGCAAGGTTTGACGCTTGATTTTAAACTTTCGGCTGGCTA is a genomic window of Shouchella clausii containing:
- a CDS encoding GNAT family N-acetyltransferase, coding for MEITIKHLTNEALAQEAQEQFTANGIMRREGYFRTCLDENYNGDRVTVLAFYQGALAGCGHLLKKSPYAHFRNQRIPEVNDLVVFPPYRRRGVGQALIHALEQLSRDLGYQTVGLGVGLYKDYGSAQRLYARLGYIPDGHGICAGGEPIDAGSHAVVDDELLMYWTKKLK
- a CDS encoding SDR family oxidoreductase; protein product: MKQVLVMGGTEFVGKAFLQQLINLGYSVDFLTTGRRRSTISGYTTHIKCNRKKRSDLTAALKHKQYHYIVDISAYDKEDVETLFLSINRTKLERYLFLSSGSVYCPSDTIFLEDSPRGENSHWGKYGLNKKEAEDFLISKANEIPFVIFRPPYIYGEGNNLYREAYFFYNMALGNPILIPESNTNVQFIHIADVLRTILATFENRHAVCQSYNLAHRETITWKSLMSTFKKITNSPSKIIEVEQKFLTENEIGSKQFFPFRDVSYLMDTTKLTKDGLPTPAINLEKGLERSYKWFKQQRDFVPPRHSMNKVDFILNAYTQ
- a CDS encoding amidase — translated: MNWNAFIDKDVKREGANAGILAGKTFAVKDVFAVKGHTNSAGNPNWLKTAQQATSDSPSIAKLLAAGADLHGMAVTDELMYSLNGENVHYGTPVNPYGADRVPGGSSSGSAVAVAAELTDFAIGTDTGGSIRIPSSYCGIYGFRPSHGAVDISGVIPLAESFDTVGWMARDVELLKDIGTILLGDQTVEEEAGEQLLIDEALVGIAEPNVQALVLQAADRLGAKPISRWTSDRIDEGFETFRHLQAREIWRQHGEWVQAAKPAFAADIGARFQWASTLPQQELPLYKDKQTAMKRAFAADFAPNDIVLLPTAAGPAPKRGGSGQELEAIRAKTMKLTSIAGLAGCPQITIPFASVEGLPIGLSAIGYPGQDLFLLSWANRLFGVHT
- a CDS encoding DUF2071 domain-containing protein; the protein is MDNIADRLHSFVRKQWIMAQTWEHVLFAHWQVSKSQLMPLLPAGLSLDLYHGTAWVSVLPFYLSTLRPRFLPPFPGAKAFPELNVRTYVIHEGRPGIYFFSLDASHFLAVQTARTFFHLPYVHATMTFTEQQESIQFWSRRNTGSHAECTASYFPMSQPKPAAPGSLAHWLVERYRLYTSSSKHLYYQDIDHEPWQLQKTAANVKAIEVAHNAKRQDVWFFQKGKCSFKKELPK
- a CDS encoding elongation factor G: MKTINIGVLAHVDAGKTTLTEQMLYQAGVIKEAGSVDKGNTTTDTLAIERERGITVKAAAVSFFWNDVKVNIIDTPGHADFISEVEHALTILDGAILIVSAVEGVQAQTRVLMQSLKAYRIPTVFFINKIDRVGADYKRVIKQIKWLLDDHICPMCEQTQGDTAYSIKATCPQTAGWLDVLALHNDELLAAYVENEPVSEMELRKELSQQTKKAVAYPLFIGSAAKGVGVSALLHSLSHWFSHTTEEASERDLSGIVFKVTELPNGEREALVRLYEGRLVARKMVSVIRADHPSFSVKVKHLQQLENGGRTGASAVSAGDVAVLREKSLQVGDILGKRVPQMKRFAFKKPPLQVQVHTDRKEEAIALHRALARLAAEDPFLQYTQDAATGDHFIRIFGHVQQEVLLSALKNEQGLSVSMSEPLVVCIEKPSGVGAAVEWIGEKGNPFYATLGFRVEPGPEGSGLSYQLEAELGSLPPAFQRAVHDTCRVVLQEGLKGWAVEDIIVTLTHTGYWSPVSTARDFRGLAPLVLMEALRQAGTSVYEPLERIEVIVPERFLSTLLSRIVQLGGNVLEPAFHQAGVLIKGTIPVRTATRLKSSIHALSGGEGILISKPGGYERVAGKAPTKERRQLNPLERTNYLMRFSHTM
- a CDS encoding prolyl oligopeptidase family serine peptidase, encoding MHVKKGKLVIVIVAASAVVAVLFLINKMNESESSIAGVDLLTEVTSTGEQVVGAAIEYTVPITSTNLSETSYSVQAIKGGHHISRNVEHVYVGQAPELGNPVSEGHYVIIKFSGNDLHGGTLSWNGSKYQSSRPTPMYRIQQVEAITTNDGQQLPPTSDEVVSTGERSPVVESFSYESYQNQAGATLPYRLYEPNQEEGERYPLVLFLHGGGERGNDNQIHLLGSEGGVAFARPDVQEQHPSFVVAPQAPYDPSVPLLEGWTTEPTYSMVLELVESMKERYPIDPDRIYIHGMSMGGIGTWNFIETNPDLFAGAIAICGYGHPERAEAIKDVPIWAFHGEDDKIIDVSGSRLMVEALEKVRGHIRYTEFKTGELRSPHSAWGPVYEDKRVIEWLYAQSRAN
- a CDS encoding DUF3231 family protein → MGILSGNPKEEPMHYGEVYSAWGFVLAGNKMIAEYGVLLNHVGDDDLKKLLHTCMEQSKEEVKQVSELLKENGVALPPAAPEPPKANLDDIPPGARFMDADIAASASATTAAGLVACSKIMGQSIREDIAAMFGQFHASKATLAGKFLQLLKEKGWLVPPPLHQQPADEDV
- a CDS encoding alpha/beta fold hydrolase — translated: MNLFIEEFGDKQAPMMLFLHGGGLAGWMWEEQIDYFSHYHCVVVDLPGHGKSAHLPFSIKSCAKQLIELIETYAPGKETVLVGLSLGAQIGLEVLSSRPDLVQAAMINSANVRPSPTLKRWIRPAIHITSPLVKNKYFSKLQAKALYIREKHFERYYEESCQMKAGTLANMIEESVTYQLPSSFKDVEANVLIAIGGKEKAVIAKSARQILESNKRCIGIEVPGVGHGLSLAKPALFNEMVDCFLAGSSLPKGCVPL
- a CDS encoding DUF2512 family protein, with translation MKHVKALAVKGIMTLVFLYVILGFGFGLSFWDVFVITVVLGAISYLGDILILPKITNMMATVADLGIAFFLVWLLGMALAPIAPGTMAGAAAISAIAIAVGEYFFHIYLAKLGIGSDRLSTSSS
- the allB gene encoding allantoinase AllB, which codes for MLDLCITGGRVVLPSGVEEIDIGIKAGKIARIGSIAKKEARHVIDANGQYVFPGAVDTHVHFSEPGRSEWEGFYTGSRSLAAAGTTTYVEMPLNALPATTNRANLQRKLDAAEGQNYVDYSFYGGLVPTNLHELAGLSAKGVVAFKCFLSPCGSDAPGDFRNVDLNGLRAGMRVLAEKGQLLCVHAEDPSIIGKLEAKLTSPVGADAYVASRPIEAEVKAVCDTIAAAQETGCRIHFVHISSATAIEAIERAKAEGVDVTVESCPHYFLLSAEELAELGPLAKCQPPLRPKQEQAKLWACLLDGKIDWLASDHSPCTTDLKEGDFLTAWGGISGCQNNIDIMFDGAVKQRGMPPEQLARLIATNPAKRMNLQEKGEIAVGKDADFAFVDDKQSYTLTKEQLYYKNKHSPYVGRTIDCKVTRVLLRGQTIYTEEKGIIGKPSGKLLHMH